Proteins encoded together in one Chiloscyllium plagiosum isolate BGI_BamShark_2017 chromosome 3, ASM401019v2, whole genome shotgun sequence window:
- the LOC122540242 gene encoding kinesin light chain 1-like, with protein MSTMVYPRDEKLSQEDIISNTKVVMQGLEALKNEHNSILHSLLETISCLKKDEEANLVHEKSNLIRKSVEMIELGLGEAQEEKEGDSSKDSLEDLFPEEEEHVSHPHGSSAVAAAQQGGYEIPARLRTLHNLVIQYASQGRYEVAVPLCKQALEDLEKTSGHDHPDVATMLNILALVYRDQNKYKEAAHLLNDALSIREKTLGKDHPAVAATLNNLAVLYGKRGKYKEAEPLCKRALEIREKVLGKDHPDVAKQLNNLALLCQNQGKYEEVEYYYRRALEIYESRLGPDDPNVAKTKNNLVSCQGQTGENKPIWMHAEEREELSKFFEEVMNKIGKGELMDVVYIDLQKAFDEVLHRTLVRNFKANGTGDNALA; from the exons ATGTCCACAATGGTTTACCCACGCGATGAGAAACTCAGTCAGGAGGATATCATTTCCAACACCAAGGTGGTGATGCAGGGCCTGGAGGCTCTGAAGAATGAACATAACTCCATCCTGCACAGTCTGCTGGAGACcatcagctgcctgaagaaggaTGAGGAAGCCAATCTGGTGCATGAGAAATCCAACCTCATCAGGAAGTCCGTGGAGATGATCGAGCTGGGGCTCGGAGAGGCTCAG GAAGAAAAGGAAGGtgactcttcgaaggattcactggAGGATCTCTTTCCTGAGGAGGAAGAACACG tcagtcacccTCATGGCAGCAGTGCTGTTGCAGCTGCTCAGCAGGGTGGCTATGAGATCCCAGCACGCCTGAGGACCCTGCACAACCTGGTGATCCAGTACGCCTCTCAGGGACGCTATGAGGTGGCAGTGCCCCTCTGCAAGCAGGCACTGGAGGATCTGGAGAAGACTTCAGGCCATGATCACCCTGATGTAGCGACCATGCTCAACATCCTGGCACTGGTGTACAG GGACCAGAATAAATACAAGGAGGCTGCCCATCTGTTAAACGATGCCCTGTCCATCAGAGAGAAGACCTTGGGCAAGGACCACCCAGCT GTAGCAGCGACGCTGAATAATCTCGCCGTTCTGTACGGCAAGCGAGGCAAGTACAAAGAAGCAGAGCCTCTGTGTAAGAGAGCGTTGGAAATCCGGGAGAAG GTCCTGGGCAAAGATCACCCTGATGTAGCCAAACAGCTGAATAATCTGGCGCTGCTGTGTCAGAACCAGGGCAAGTATGAGGAAGTGGAGTACTATTACAGACGTGCCCTGGAAATCTATGAGTCTCGGCTTGGACCTGATGACCCAAATGTGGCCAAGACCAAGAACAATCTGGTAAGCTGTCAGGGTCAGACCG GTGAGAATAAACCCATCTGGATGCATGCTGAGGAACGTGAAGAGCTCAGCAAG ttttttgaagaggttatGAACAAAATTGGAAAAGGAGAGCtgatggatgtagtatacatcgatcttcagaaggcttttgatgaagTTCTccacaggacactggttagaaaCTTTAAAGCAAATGGCACAGGAGACAATGCACTGGCATAG